The DNA segment GCATGAGAAAGGGACAAAAAAAATCCCACTCAAAATCAGAGGTCCTTAACCCACAAATttccttttttctattttttttcttcttactCAACCATTGCACCGTTGCTACACCACTGCTACCCATCTTGATCGATCTATGTGATTTCATCCTAGCCTCTCGCTTGTCCCAACCCTTCACTGCTCACTATCGCAGCTTTTTACCCAAGTCGACTATCCCAACCTTGGCACCGTCATTCTTACCCTATTGTACCTCCATCACCACCAAACCCATTTCATCTAACTCAAGGCAACCTCcatcctttcttttcctttttttatttatattttatttattaattaatttatttatctatttattatttattattactattattgacattattttcttccttttgtattacttttttttattttgtagctAACTATTATCAAGCAATTTTTTGAAGTTTTCATCACCAGCAATCAAGTGTTTTGGGTTCTCCAACAACGGAATGTGCTTTTATAAGGGATACGAattttcccatgttttattttattttatttatttattattttttttaaaatgattatccTAATCTCTtgcattttcaatttaattcaactttgaaattttaattttttaaataaaagtttaccattttatttcttctttaccttttaaaatatcaattttaatccttatttttaaactcttaattttttgaaattgcaAATGTGTCTCCAAATCACTTTGTTTATCATATTATCATTAATTCTAAGGTTCCATATTTTATGTATACTGGTAAAgtcaattttattttcaattttttattttgatgtatgtatatgatgtatATCACTTTTTATGGATGTATGCTTAGTATGATTAATATGTAGCttataaatatgatttatttataattgtcGATTCATAAAATAAACTTGATGTATTGAATTTATGTACGATATATAACTCTTATTTATGTAatgcatgatatatatatatatatgtgtgtgtgtgtgtcacAATCATTTATGATGGTAAATTCTTTCGTTTAGGATAATAAGCATGacaattttatgtatatttttatgattgtcttgtgattaatattattttatgtatatctTTATGTATTTTTTTGGATATATTTATGCATAACTCTTtgtatattcttatgtattattttattatattgtttcTTTATTGTCATAGGTATTTTTATGTACACTTTTATGgatataatttgtatattttcacttataaatttgtatatatttttatgtatatttttatctgtaatttatatataatttttatgaacatTGTTTTAATTGATTATGAGATAACAtaatattattgtatttttaaaaaattctataagTCACTTAGTTTTTGTGAAACCAGAACTCTTAAAACCGTTTCTTTTGTAATTatgaatatttttcatatttatcatgAACTATTATAAAATTGTTGCATGTTGCTTTACTTAatcttttttattctattttttcaaattaatattataattcacTTTTTATATAGTTCcaaatttgtatattatttataaattaaaagaaactatcattaacaaaaaaaattatattatcaatGATAggtaacaataattaaaaatgcattatttaataattatgaattaaatgCTTGAAATCAAATGCATGtgcattagaaacaagtaagCAAAACCCATGacaaaaaaagaaactaaaaccCTTGGCTAAGAATGTAAATATCACTTAACTGATAAACTATAATAATGATTTTTCAAGTGAAATAAAACGTACTGTCCTTAAAAATGAAATCTTgatatatttggttaaattagCTTAATATGTTAAAGTTAATTGATGAAATAGGCTGGgttttttcaaatttagaaaaataggttatttttgAAGAGAGTAAATGAAAGCGCATTTAGTTAGACGAGCTTTTTTGCTGACATGTCAAAGAAAGCGTACCTAGTTAAGTACATTTTTCGATAATTACAAAGAAAATTCGTCTAGCTAGATGCACTTTCACACTCTCACTTCAAAGCCGACCTATTtctctaaattttcaaaaaaccgacctatttgatcaattaatattattttggcaTATGGCTCATTTAACCAACTTAATTACCCTTCTATTTTAATTTGGATAGTAAATTGTTGAAAATTGAGCACAATCTCAAAAGTGGTTCGGAGAGTAGATGGAATTTAGTTTTATAAAAACTGGATGTGTTTTAATTTGACAAACTACAACATAAAATCACTGGAAAAGTTCTTTCTGTGAGGACAATTAATGTTGATCAAAAGATTTATTAATCCTACTCCAGTTTGTGGAGTAAGGAGAAAGGATAAAAACGctgaaaaaaaaagatggattTGGGTGAGAATGAGAAGACTATTTTTTAGGAGAAACGATAAAAAGTAGAAAGAAATGAAGATGATCTGAGCGAGAATCAGAAGGATGATGTGTAAAAATAGTTTAAGAGAAAAAAGATTATTGGAAGGGATCATATCCTATATGGTAGGAAGAGCCTTAGCACGGACAGAGCAGGAGATGCAGAAGATGCTGTCAGAAAGGAGATAAGAAATATTCAACAATAGAAAGTACCTCTTCTTCTGGACATAGAAGATGAGCTTCTCATAGCAAGCACATTTTTGGCATTGGATGTTACATTGCCAAAGAAGAAGAGAGCACCTGTTCCAAGTTGTTCTACTACTTGGTCTATTAGACATGGACACGATGTTAACTTGAATATAATAGGGCCAGTAAAAGTATTATTAGGCATTTAACTTGATTTTCATAAAATGCAAACCACCAAAAACATCAAATGCTGTCGTATATTTTACTACAAGATGGTTCTACAAGAACCAGATTCTTCTCATGGGCAGTCCAGCATTTCTAGCATTGTTTGAAACCAATTTTCTAATGACAGATGCCGCTGCTTAAGCATCCCAGACAAGCCAAGTCATCTCCTCATCTCAAACCATGCTACCCAGATCAGATACCAAGCAAACGCTGAAGGCATCCCACGAACTTAAAATCTCATTTCATTCGCCTTCGGCTATCCCTATCCCTACCTCTATCTCTGTCATGGTCATCTCTTTCTCTGCTTCCACTCTTTTCCCAGCGGTCTCGCTCCCTCTCTCTCCCCCTTTCATTTTGCAGGTCATGATATCTCTCTCTTTCTCTGTGACTTTCGCGGTCCTTTTCTGAATCATTTTCTCTATCCCTGCCTCTGTTGGATTGTTTCCGTGGAGGGCTCTCACTTTGGCTTTGACTTCGATGCCGCTTTCTTGAAGAGTCGTGCACATCGTCCCGCCTATCTCTCCTCTCTCTCGATCTTCTTTCTGCAATTAGAATAGTGTACAAAATAATATTACTATATGCTTTCGATTTTGAAAAGATACACAATTACAAGTCTTCACAAGCATCTTGTCAACCAGCAATATAACTTACTTCTTCCTTCACCAGAATCTGATAAACCATATTCAGATTCTAACCGTTTCCGATGAATTGCAACCCTTTTTTCAATATCCTCGGCATTTTTAATTCCTTGCTCCTCAAGGGATTCTCTGTATTCTATAAGAGCAACCTCAAGTCTTCTCAACTTTTGCCTGTGGTATTATATGCAGGTAAAGCAGAGCATCAAGTTAGGGATTACATGAGCAAATGTTGGTGAAAAGAGTTTTTAAGgacattttgttttgttttttgtagCATTAAGAAATAAGAAATCATCATTAAAAAGTTACCATACCTCTGCTCTTCATTCATTGCACTTTCAGATGGAACTGGAATGTTCACCTCAGTTCCAAACTCCAATTCGTCAGCCTTACCATGACCATCACCAGCATTCTCACTTCCAGAAGATGAATAGCTCAACCCCAGACCCTTGGAGCTTCTCTTTTCTTCATCATCACTGTCATTATCCTCTCTAGCCCATTTAGAGGCTGGCAAAACAGGATCAGTTTTCTCTTTCTTTGTGAATGCTTTTAGTTCAGGATGTGGGATTGGAAGGGTTTCAGCCAGAGGTACAGACCCTTTGCGTTGTGAAGGGATCTCATCCTCTGCATAACGAGTCCGTCCAGACAATCCCGCCACTTCTGTTTCAACATTTGCACCTCTCTGACCACTAGAATACCGACTATAACTTGAGCGCAGCTTCAACTCATCATCTAGTTCATAACCCCTCTGCTTTTCGGCATCTTCCAGACTTAATAGTCGTGCAACCATTATTTCTCTACCACCAACAAGAGATAATCCATTATGCCTACAGCGCCTTTCCAACTCGGCAAGTGGGAGATCCATTAACTCCTTCATAGCTGCACTTTTGCCCATGGCCAACGCAGTATCTTGATTAGCTTTAATCCCATCAACTGCATCTTCTGAGCTAGTCTTCTTTTCAATTTCTGGTGCATCACCACAAATAGAATGGAATGGGGCCACTCCAGAGTTTCCTGATCGAAGAAAAGTGGCTCGTAGTCCATTCACGTATGCATCTGAGAAAAGAAACCAATCTGACCATACTTGCAACACTTTCAGAACCCTTTCCTGCATAAATGAGAAAAGACCACCTTCAAACCCAAGAACAAAGATGATAAACATGCACAAAGCCACAAGCCAGTTAGCAGCACttggaaaaacaaacaaaatagaaAGCAACTTGAAAGCTGGATAAAAGGTTAAAATTATACCTACCTTTAGGGCTTCAGCAGTGATCCTTCCTGTTACACTGCGGTACAGATCATTAAAGCTCTCCATTATATCAGGTAATGTTGCTTCAAATTTAGTACGGTATGCAGATGCATTTTTAACAGGAGCACTGCTATTATGAAGAATGTCAGAGACAAGCATAAGCCTTGCTACTTTAGTTGGAATAGGTGTTTCTTTAAGTGTCAGAGACTCTGTCAAAACTTCAACTACCTGCATGGCaataagggaagggaaaacaaATGCATCAGATTCATGCTCTCAGACTATTCTTTAAGGCTCAAACCACAGAAGGATAAAAGGGATTGCGCAAACAGTCACATGCCAGTACTAGACTTTGAATGTTGTACCTGCCCcattaaaaatcattttgtttCACAATTCCAGACTCTTTAACTTTCAAGacaacaaaaacatcaaaaagaGCTAATCCTCAATGGGATCTAGCAAGGAAACATTACAGTATGAGAGTAGAAGATGGTGAAAGTCAACAAGGTATGCTGCAGATAGGCAATACCTCTCCAGCAGCATCAGCATTATCCAAAGCAAAGCCCATGGCTTCCTTTATTTGACTCCTCTCCAATGTCAATGCCCGTAGCATGTCCTCAAATTCATCCCTTT comes from the Gossypium hirsutum isolate 1008001.06 chromosome A06, Gossypium_hirsutum_v2.1, whole genome shotgun sequence genome and includes:
- the LOC107961709 gene encoding protein RRC1 isoform X2, which codes for MSPFSITRKKTPFQKHREEEEAKKKRAEDETARLYEEFVASFQGDNTPGSKAFVRGGTINPNERLKSDSEGEKSKDGMSVPKKGSRYVPSFIPPPLAAKEKESEKEEEERMKEKEKGKSRNIDHFMEELKHEQEMRERRNLEREHWRDGRHSDSSAPSSRFDELPDDFDPSGKLPGSLDDADPQTTNLYVGNLSPKVDENFLLRTFGRFGPIASVKIMWPRTEEERRRQRNCGFVAFMNRADGQAAKDEMQGVIVYEYELKIGWGKSVALPSQALPAPPPGQMAIRSKEGSSIILSGPSGPPVTSLPNQNSELVLTPNIPDIMVTAPEDGQLRHVIDTMALYVLDGGCDFEQAIMERGRGNPLFNFLFELGSKEHTYYVWRLYSFAQGDTLQRWRTEPFIMVTGSGRWVPPPLPVSKSPEHEKDSSATYAAGRSRRVDPERPLTDPQRDEFEDMLRALTLERSQIKEAMGFALDNADAAGEVVEVLTESLTLKETPIPTKVARLMLVSDILHNSSAPVKNASAYRTKFEATLPDIMESFNDLYRSVTGRITAEALKERVLKVLQVWSDWFLFSDAYVNGLRATFLRSGNSGVAPFHSICGDAPEIEKKTSSEDAVDGIKANQDTALAMGKSAAMKELMDLPLAELERRCRHNGLSLVGGREIMVARLLSLEDAEKQRGYELDDELKLRSSYSRYSSGQRGANVETEVAGLSGRTRYAEDEIPSQRKGSVPLAETLPIPHPELKAFTKKEKTDPVLPASKWAREDNDSDDEEKRSSKGLGLSYSSSGSENAGDGHGKADELEFGTEVNIPVPSESAMNEEQRQKLRRLEVALIEYRESLEEQGIKNAEDIEKRVAIHRKRLESEYGLSDSGEGRKRRSRERRDRRDDVHDSSRKRHRSQSQSESPPRKQSNRGRDRENDSEKDRESHRERERYHDLQNERGRERERDRWEKSGSRERDDHDRDRGRDRDSRRRMK
- the LOC107961709 gene encoding protein RRC1 isoform X1, which encodes MSPFSITRKKTPFQKHREEEEAKKKRAEDETARLYEEFVASFQGDNTPGSKAFVRGGTINPNERLKSDSEGEKSKDGMSVPKKGSRYVPSFIPPPLAAKEKESEKEEEERMKEKEKGKSRNIDHFMEELKHEQEMRERRNLEREHWRDGRHSDSSAPSSRFDELPDDFDPSGKLPGSLDDADPQTTNLYVGNLSPKVDENFLLRTFGRFGPIASVKIMWPRTEEERRRQRNCGFVAFMNRADGQAAKDEMQGVIVYEYELKIGWGKSVALPSQALPAPPPGQMAIRSKEGSSIILSGPSGPPVTSLPNQNSELVLTPNIPDIMVTAPEDGQLRHVIDTMALYVLDGGCDFEQAIMERGRGNPLFNFLFELGSKEHTYYVWRLYSFAQGDTLQRWRTEPFIMVTGSGRWVPPPLPVSKSPEHEKDSSATYAAGRSRRVDPERPLTDPQRDEFEDMLRALTLERSQIKEAMGFALDNADAAGEVVEVLTESLTLKETPIPTKVARLMLVSDILHNSSAPVKNASAYRTKFEATLPDIMESFNDLYRSVTGRITAEALKVGIILTFYPAFKLLSILFVFPSAANWLVALCMFIIFVLGFEGGLFSFMQERVLKVLQVWSDWFLFSDAYVNGLRATFLRSGNSGVAPFHSICGDAPEIEKKTSSEDAVDGIKANQDTALAMGKSAAMKELMDLPLAELERRCRHNGLSLVGGREIMVARLLSLEDAEKQRGYELDDELKLRSSYSRYSSGQRGANVETEVAGLSGRTRYAEDEIPSQRKGSVPLAETLPIPHPELKAFTKKEKTDPVLPASKWAREDNDSDDEEKRSSKGLGLSYSSSGSENAGDGHGKADELEFGTEVNIPVPSESAMNEEQRQKLRRLEVALIEYRESLEEQGIKNAEDIEKRVAIHRKRLESEYGLSDSGEGRKRRSRERRDRRDDVHDSSRKRHRSQSQSESPPRKQSNRGRDRENDSEKDRESHRERERYHDLQNERGRERERDRWEKSGSRERDDHDRDRGRDRDSRRRMK
- the LOC107961709 gene encoding protein RRC1 isoform X3 gives rise to the protein MKEKEKGKSRNIDHFMEELKHEQEMRERRNLEREHWRDGRHSDSSAPSSRFDELPDDFDPSGKLPGSLDDADPQTTNLYVGNLSPKVDENFLLRTFGRFGPIASVKIMWPRTEEERRRQRNCGFVAFMNRADGQAAKDEMQGVIVYEYELKIGWGKSVALPSQALPAPPPGQMAIRSKEGSSIILSGPSGPPVTSLPNQNSELVLTPNIPDIMVTAPEDGQLRHVIDTMALYVLDGGCDFEQAIMERGRGNPLFNFLFELGSKEHTYYVWRLYSFAQGDTLQRWRTEPFIMVTGSGRWVPPPLPVSKSPEHEKDSSATYAAGRSRRVDPERPLTDPQRDEFEDMLRALTLERSQIKEAMGFALDNADAAGEVVEVLTESLTLKETPIPTKVARLMLVSDILHNSSAPVKNASAYRTKFEATLPDIMESFNDLYRSVTGRITAEALKVGIILTFYPAFKLLSILFVFPSAANWLVALCMFIIFVLGFEGGLFSFMQERVLKVLQVWSDWFLFSDAYVNGLRATFLRSGNSGVAPFHSICGDAPEIEKKTSSEDAVDGIKANQDTALAMGKSAAMKELMDLPLAELERRCRHNGLSLVGGREIMVARLLSLEDAEKQRGYELDDELKLRSSYSRYSSGQRGANVETEVAGLSGRTRYAEDEIPSQRKGSVPLAETLPIPHPELKAFTKKEKTDPVLPASKWAREDNDSDDEEKRSSKGLGLSYSSSGSENAGDGHGKADELEFGTEVNIPVPSESAMNEEQRQKLRRLEVALIEYRESLEEQGIKNAEDIEKRVAIHRKRLESEYGLSDSGEGRKRRSRERRDRRDDVHDSSRKRHRSQSQSESPPRKQSNRGRDRENDSEKDRESHRERERYHDLQNERGRERERDRWEKSGSRERDDHDRDRGRDRDSRRRMK